A genomic window from Henningerozyma blattae CBS 6284 chromosome 3, complete genome includes:
- the POL32 gene encoding DNA polymerase delta subunit POL32 (similar to Saccharomyces cerevisiae POL32 (YJR043C); ancestral locus Anc_1.470), which produces MLEISNKDQIFQYIEKQIGKGITIQFQDLIFQFQIGPSQAKQLLYDYYKTIKCANDDSNDSKTHDFNLVIVAVYKSGNIKVINDVNNIPNKSELLDCFIYGFNPTDSFIPTNQLMDQTVFINLRNPVTLKIPEGTPTIIDSASSDAPTTTPTDKIKPPLEKLDPFSSMKQRSKTVGTSTESKEADKTNPISSGSAKRSKTIPSDTGLRSTAILARMRKQREEKENERKEQLNRRKEELIEKQKETEAKDSTKKREQLKDLNTLFVDASDEEIEDKESNTNNSNKDGTDPHLYKELSKTSTKNPQSTELNEEELAELLDTTTEASILEISKSDAQKGVDNDNQEKITTSNPLEKKIDTEVVRDEEGYILSTRKQPQAQSSPVQKRTYSSPSTTNSATKKPRTSNKKQRQSTLTGFFKLAK; this is translated from the coding sequence ATGTTAGAGATATCCAATAAAGACCAAATATTTCAGTACATTGAGAAGCAGATTGGGAAGGGAATAACAATTCAGTTtcaagatttaatttttcaatttcagaTTGGCCCATCGCAGGCAAAACAGCTATTATATGATTATTACAAAACCATCAAATGTGCTAATGATGATTCCAACGATAGTAAAACTCATGATTTTAATCTAGTAATTGTCGCAGTCTATAAATCTGGGAACATAAAAGTGATTAATGATGTCAATAATATACCAAACAAATCAGAATTACTTGATTGTTTCATTTATGGTTTCAACCCAACTGATTCCTTCATCCCAACAAATCAGTTGATGGATCAGACagtatttataaatttaaggAATCCAGTTACCTTAAAAATACCAGAAGGAACGCCAACAATAATAGACTCAGCTTCATCAGATGCTCCAACAACAACACCTACAGATAAGATAAAGCCACCTTTAGAAAAACTAGATCCATTTAGTAGTATGAAACAAAGAAGTAAGACTGTGGGCACAAGTACAGAATCTAAAGAAGCAGACAAGACAAATCCTATATCGTCAGGATCAGCAAAAAGAAGTAAAACAATTCCATCTGATACTGGATTAAGATCAACTGCAATTTTAGCTCGTATGAGAAAAcaaagagaagaaaaagagaatGAGAGAAaagaacaattaaataggagaaaagaagaattaattgaaaaacaaaaggAAACAGAAGCAAAAGATTCTACCAAAAAAAGGGAGcaattgaaagatttgaaTACATTGTTTGTGGATGCTagtgatgaagaaataGAAGATAAGGAGAgtaataccaataatagTAACAAGGACGGAACTGATCCACATTTATATAAAGAATTGAGCAAAACCTCAACAAAGAATCCACAATCAACAGAgttaaatgaagaagaattagcagaattattagatacTACAACTGAAGCCTCcatattagaaatatcgAAATCTGATGCACAAAAAGGCGTTGATAACGATAACCAAGAGAAAATAACAACATCTAATCCATtggagaaaaaaatagatacTGAAGTAGTAAGGGATGAAGAAGGTTATATACTGAGTACCAGAAAGCAACCACAAGCTCAGTCATCTCCAGTTCAAAAACGTACTTACTCATCTCCGTCAACCACCAACTCTGCTACTAAAAAACCTCGTacatctaataaaaaacagAGACAATCAACATTAACTGggtttttcaaattagctaaataa
- the TAH11 gene encoding Tah11p (similar to Saccharomyces cerevisiae TAH11 (YJR046W); ancestral locus Anc_1.475): MASKIPTLDLDVIANSGTDLSLVMKDLLTQYDTILLKNFANKDQLDVLLYNLDNIDIPDTEQGFDANFTGTIPLANGDPNQNHDESVLIEQYIFNTDENLNFGRPCDNKSLSHLYARLFKLGLYFSQICFNAMVLQSNEIEFNEKKFSAMITRFYTPHVYRQISDTKHLTNEMIDMEDDDEQDELNILTTGDHFNYLHSEDFIDFNSTGIITIFPRATGIKYKPATSSMSDNIWISIEEPDCVLIHTGVLLAKWSNGLHQTSPLKLATHRNVIHCTIAPPLNTKLSGNDGEHHTISNLLLDQQMIQLPQVAKQFYSRDLDILKLEENIRFYKELFNVSETVLSLYMMSRSTKNNPPEIQNLLPQISNMLKKKIDEEMFLKLLTIWPECYIVEANIRFELSIRLPKVDPLHALTTKSRKLEFIEHADIWLEEAKNMKNIPKDIPATHISKRRSSQNLQASKLLHNSQTINEEDAEVMKFSPKKLTNNKTNYISNSSSKYINTEKNFDSQSNLLQRLREKEKKSTELLLQRENNYKLFLTSKMTQIFEIMFLLDWNQPYTETHLNSLIVDSLRDSNNPIGEVEVNEILLKIHEFLPNKFQMYSTDGGLKVYRWDNLDKDEFQLKLAAYKKSFT; the protein is encoded by the coding sequence ATGGCTTCCAAGATTCCTACACTGGATTTAGATGTCATTGCAAACAGTGGTACAGATCTTTCATTAGTTATGAAAGATCTATTGACCCAATATGATACCATTTTACTTAAAAATTTCGCAAATAAGGATCAATTGGATGTCTTACTATATAATTTAGACAATATTGATATTCCTGATACAGAACAAGGATTCGATGCTAATTTCACTGGTACTATTCCGCTAGCAAATGGAGATCCTAATCAAAATCATGATGAAAGTGTTTTAATAGagcaatatattttcaatactgacgagaatttaaatttcgGTAGACCTTgtgataataaatcattaagTCATTTATATGCTAGATTATTTAAGCTAGGGCTATATTTTTCGCAGATTTGTTTTAATGCAATGGTATTGCAATCAAAcgaaattgaatttaatgaaaaaaaattttctgCAATGATAACAAGATTTTATACCCCTCATGTTTATCGACAAATTTCGGACACTAAGCATTTAACAAATGAGATGATTGATATGGAAGATGATGACGAACAAGATGAACTCAATATATTGACTACTGGGGAccatttcaattatttacaTTCGGAGGATTTTATAGATTTCAATTCTACCGGTatcattactatttttcCAAGAGCAACAGGTATTAAATACAAGCCAGCAACTTCCTCGATGAGTGATAATATCTGGATTTCTATTGAGGAACCAGATTGTGTATTAATCCATACAGGAGTTCTATTAGCCAAATGGTCTAATGGATTACATCAAACATCTCCTTTAAAATTAGCGACTCATAGAAACGTTATTCATTGTACGATTGCACCTCCATTGAATACAAAATTATCTGGCAATGATGGTGAGCATCATACTATTTCGAATCTTTTATTAGATCAGCAAATGATACAATTACCTCAAGTAGCAAAGCAATTTTATAGTCGAGATTTAGATATTCTAAAATTGGAAGAAAACATTCGTTTTTacaaagaattatttaatgtaTCAGAAACTGTTCTTTCATTATACATGATGTCAAGATCAACAAAGAATAATCCTCcagaaattcaaaatttactACCACAAATTAGTAACAtgttgaagaaaaagattgatgaagaaatgTTCTTAAAATTACTAACAATTTGGCCGGAATGTTATATTGTTGAAGCAAATATTAGGTTTGAACTGTCAATTAGATTACCAAAAGTTGATCCATTGCATGCATTAACTAcaaaatcaagaaaattAGAGTTCATTGAGCATGCTGATATATGGCTAGAAGAGgcaaaaaatatgaaaaatatccCTAAGGATATCCCAGCAACACACATCTCTAAAAGACGTTCTAGTCAAAATTTACAAGcatctaaattattacatAATTCACAAacaattaatgaagaagatgctGAAGTGATGAAATTTTCACCAAAAAAGCTTACAAAtaacaaaacaaattatatatCGAATTCAAGtagtaaatatattaatacaGAGAAGAATTTCGATTCTCAGAgtaatttattacaaagGTTGAGGGAAAAGGAGAAAAAATCAACcgaattattattgcagagagaaaacaattataaattatttttgacAAGTAAAATGACtcaaatttttgaaataatgtTCTTATTGGATTGGAATCAACCATATACAGAAACACATTTAAATTCACTAATTGTCGATAGTTTACGTGATAGTAATAATCCAATTGGTGAAGTTGAGGtgaatgaaattttacTTAAGATTCATGAATTCTTaccaaataaatttcaaatgtATTCTACCGATGGAGgtttaaaagtttataGATGGGATAATCTtgataaagatgaattCCAATTAAAGTTAGCAGcttataaaaaatcatttacgtaa
- the TBLA0C01740 gene encoding uncharacterized protein (similar to Saccharomyces cerevisiae WTM2 (YOR229W) and UME1 (YPL139C); ancestral locus Anc_8.651): MMASTVTDIIANKTRNEEFKIWKKSIPSLYKHISTYKPKFQNSSSLGNNQSISVTGLTTTLSTNQNANNKIVFGNKVIPDQSNGTLTTTIYQTQNSDIYEIDTILPLGVYNIDQSTDIRSLNDTQYEDVTLKRMANTPIKPKWSFQGENITKLILNVNNNNNNNNPSNDDSGIIAMAETGSLAWFKNDIKIPVHTLQDAMGSSTNYSTIQSATSNISNDFDLSVDGLKLIASQCNKVVEESRSCVLKFVDNGEKVGEIINSFSIKDVGKIYSVNYFNNTLFSSISEDNIIRFWDTRSNSENPIFIFNNNTNNSNSTNNNSNENDQGLFLSMDHSSLIDSLFASGSTTGVVNLWDIRAVFGNSNISARASTSNEYGKIQPELATINQAGDDEVVDIKFSNTSPTDLISIGSSGNVYHWNMEPFFSSHSQDESEDSSTEYQTLLSDELQRECLSFLHTGGNRRKAMAKGQATHATSSISYKNTVALHPRINGLTGTVDPDNLLTVYLPFAGRAAEEAMDKVQSASM, encoded by the coding sequence ATGATGGCATCTACTGTTACTGATATCATTGCTAATAAAACACgtaatgaagaatttaaaatctgGAAAAAATCTATTCCATCATTATACAAACATATATCAACCTATAAACctaaatttcaaaattcttCGAGTTTGGGTAACAATCAATCAATTTCTGTTACAGGTTTAACTACGACTTTGTCCACCAATCAAAATGCTAATAACAAAATAGTGTTTGGTAACAAGGTTATCCCAGATCAGAGTAATGGTACCTTGACAACAACAATTTATCAAACCCAAAATAGTGATATCTATGAAATTGATACTATATTACCTCTAGGGGTCTATAATATTGATCAATCTACGGATATCCGATCTTTAAATGATACCCAGTACGAGGACGTTACTTTGAAGAGAATGGCTAATACTCCAATAAAACCCAAATGGTCTTTCCAAGgtgaaaatattacaaaattaatattaaatgtaaataataataataataataataacccTTCAAATGACGATAGTGGTATAATTGCTATGGCAGAAACTGGTTCATTGGCTTggtttaaaaatgatattaaaattccAGTACATACATTACAAGATGCTATGGGCTCAAGTACAAATTATTCTACTATACAATCAGCCACTAGCAATATTTCCAATGATTTCGATCTTTCTGTTGATGGATTAAAACTAATAGCATCACAATGCAACAAAGTTGTGGAAGAATCAAGATCTTGTGTTTTGAAATTCGTCGATAATGGTGAAAAAGTAGGTGAAATAATTAACAGTTTCAGCATCAAAGATGTCgggaaaatatattcagtCAATTACTTTAATAATACCTTATTCTCAAGTATATCAGAAGATAACATAATAAGATTTTGGGATACTAGATCAAATTCTGAAAATccaatatttatatttaataataatacaaataatagtaatagcaCGAATAATAACTCCAATGAAAATGATCAAGGTCTGTTTCTATCAATGGATcattcttcattaattgaTAGTTTGTTCGCATCAGGTTCAACTACTGGGGTTGTTAATTTATGGGATATTCGTGCAGTGTTTGGCAACTCTAACATTAGTGCCAGAGCCTCTACTTCCAATGAATACGGAAAGATACAGCCAGAACTAGCAACAATTAATCAAGCAGGCGACGACGAAGTTGTGGATATAAAGTTTTCCAATACATCCCCTACCGATCTAATATCGATCGGTAGCTCAGGCAATGTTTATCATTGGAACATGGaaccttttttttcctcCCACTCTCAAGATGAGTCAGAGGATTCATCCACTGAATATCAAACTTTACTAAGCGATGAATTGCAAAGAGAATGTCTCAGCTTTCTACATACCGGCGGTAATAGAAGAAAGGCAATGGCTAAGGGCCAGGCTACCCACGCAACCTCTAGCATTTCCTATAAAAACACAGTTGCTCTCCACCCACGTATTAATGGATTAACAGGAACCGTGGACCCAGATAATCTTTTAACTGTTTACCTACCTTTTGCCGGCCGTGCTGCCGAGGAGGCAATGGATAAAGTGCAATCAGCTTCCATGTAA
- the SPP1 gene encoding Spp1p (similar to Saccharomyces cerevisiae SPP1 (YPL138C); ancestral locus Anc_8.650) codes for MSHIQTQTNCIENIPLPSWCPAFSDKKIDSKTNEELFCICKKPDSGELMVGCDGCYDWYHFKCVHIPEKFQHLIFKYYCPYCQAGITKASKNKSHNLNDKNFSTALCTQWKRKCRLPNCYEPCLEKSKYCSKQHGMLFMQTVMDKTTTNEEIVTAMTSRKTVSEFQNFGEDGFIKRDISKDIDITLYNELISNDNLLKDLNAIINDTQLKLPDLNQKLAKLQSYIDWINQVRLYLQSSDNETVNTVDPQQASTSQINTKKRKNNKRSGSKNSKHKKSTNICGYCQECIENGTTLSVEDFSNKYKTVMENNANSTEPQTLIDGICIKPRCIRHQDWVSMEFDRYNYQIESLEHNIERTKLLIDTRKECLNIQFFEQLKQKQLEQKVI; via the coding sequence ATGAGCCACATTCAAACTCAGACAAATTGCATAGAGAATATTCCATTACCTTCGTGGTGTCCTGCCTTTTCAGATAAAAAGATAGATTCGAAAactaatgaagaattattttgtatttgCAAAAAGCCTGATTCTGGAGAATTAATGGTAGGCTGTGATGGTTGTTATGATTGGTATCATTTTAAATGTGTTCACATCCCTGAAAAATTCCAACatcttatttttaaatattattgtccTTATTGTCAAGCTGGTATTACAAAGGCTTCCAAAAACAAATCTCATAATCTCAATGATAAGAATTTTTCGACAGCACTTTGTACACAatggaaaagaaaatgtaGATTGCCTAATTGTTACGAGCCATGCTTAGAGAAGAGTAAGTATTGTTCTAAGCAACATGGTATGTTATTCATGCAAACAGTAATGGATAAAACTACCactaatgaagaaattgttACAGCAATGACTTCAAGAAAAACAGTATcagaatttcaaaattttggTGAAGATGGATTTATAAAGAGAGACATATCTAAGGATATTGATATCACTCTCTATAATGAGTTAATATCGAACGATAATCTATTAAAGGATTTGAAtgcaattattaatgatacGCAACTAAAATTACCagatttaaatcaaaagtTAGCTAAATTACAGAGCTATATTGACTGGATTAATCAAGTGAGATTGTATTTACAGTCTTCTGATAATGAAACGGTCAATACTGTAGACCCACAACAAGCATCGACATCACAAATAAATACTAAGAAGaggaaaaataataaacgtAGTGGAAGcaaaaattcaaaacaCAAGAAATCAACAAATATATGTGGATACTGTCAAGAATGTATAGAGAATGGTACTACACTTTCGGTAGAAGATTTTTCCAATAAATATAAGACTGTCATGGAGAATAACGCGAATAGTACAGAACCCCAAACTTTGATTGACGGAATTTGCATTAAACCCAGGTGCATACGACATCAAGACTGGGTTAGTATGGAATTTGATAGATATAATTACCAAATAGAATCACTAGAGcataatattgaaagaaCTAAACTTTTAATAGATACTAGGAAAGAatgtttaaatattcaattttttgagCAACTTAAGCAAAAACAACTAGAGCAGAAGGTCATATGA
- the BUD16 gene encoding putative pyridoxal kinase BUD16 (similar to Saccharomyces cerevisiae BUD16 (YEL029C); ancestral locus Anc_1.471) yields the protein MPLLLATQSHVCHGYVGNRAATFPLQCLGWDVDCCNSVQFSNHTGYGMDKVFGNITSTDDLNNILKDLFSKEKSHQYNALLSGYLPNQMSVKCMSQNYKNYKSNHGDCVWLMDPVMGDEGQLYVSEDVVPEYRSIIFNNEPGLVNIITPNQFELELLCDKKIRTFEELENCLTMLRKYVDTIIVTSIDSSLVETKETKEGKSTDESYIYCVVSSEKQSKGDGSQIFRVPLLKSYVTGVGDLFSALVLDRIYNYDAEERFDKKIPFYNQINEVLDVIQRVLKLTQSYAPKDLVSKINSADEMKLMELRIIEARDYYDKPTRHDYRYICH from the coding sequence atgccattattattagccACCCAGTCTCATGTATGCCATGGGTATGTTGGAAATAGAGCTGCTACATTCCCATTGCAATGCTTAGGTTGGGATGTAGATTGTTGTAACTCTGttcaattttcaaatcataCCGGCTATGGTATGGATAAAGTGTTTGGTAATATTACTTCTACTGATgatctaaataatattttaaaagatttgttttctaaagaaaaaagcCACCAATATAATGCTTTGTTATCAGGCTATTTGCCGAATCAAATGTCTGTTAAATGTATGAGTCAGAACTATAAGAATTATAAATCAAATCACGGGGATTGCGTTTGGTTAATGGATCCAGTAATGGGGGACGAGGGTCAATTATATGTCTCTGAAGATGTTGTACCGGAATATAGATCTatcatatttaataatgagcCTGGCCTTGTAAATATCATAACACCAAATCAATTCGAATTAGAGTTATTAtgtgataaaaaaattagaacttttgaagaattggaaaattgCTTGACTATGCTAAGAAAATATGTTGATACAATCATAGTAACATCGATCGATTCCTCATTAGTAGAAACAAAGGAGACAAAAGAAGGCAAGAGCACAGACGaatcttatatatattgtgTGGTATCAAGTGAAAAGCAGAGCAAAGGCGATGGCTCACAGATATTTAGGGTACCTCTATTGAAGTCATATGTTACAGGTGTTGGAGACTTGTTTTCCGCTTTAGTTCTTGATCgtatttataattatgatGCAGAAGAAagatttgataaaaaaattcccTTCTATAATCAGATTAATGAGGTATTAGATGTTATCCAAAGAGTATTGAAACTAACACAAAGCTATGCTCCGAAAGATTTGGTTTCCAAAATAAATTCTGCTGATGAAATGAAACTGATGGAGTTGAGGATTATCGAGGCAAGAGATTATTATGATAAGCCAACTAGACATGattatagatatatatgcCATTAA
- the MCP1 gene encoding Mcp1p (similar to Saccharomyces cerevisiae YOR228C; ancestral locus Anc_8.649), with product MSVEKAAATYENSSVTNPNNEDISLETQNRLQKNIATRTRYIGLFRNIQKYSTIPITSYFCLHATNIIVLPLVASNNQVERFMEWTHTFLPINTAKWILFFAFTHIESGTLLKLFKIWNEADSRNLKGKNDYSVIKTFLLKFVKGRSPVSLSGSVFVFSVFFHLALIKFLPQYLGGLHTGIPFITWLLHNDSLFVRFGLGALPLIILIWGAIYHIVNGSAEFLGLKYNARNTFKSFANLLSIVGTITVFKFLLTKPIFQELEIPGFEKLISYFY from the coding sequence ATGTCCGTGGAAAAAGCTGCTGCAACTTATGAAAATTCAAGTGTCacaaatccaaataatgaagatatcTCTCTGGAAACACAAAACCGCCTACAAAAGAATATTGCAACAAGAACTAGATATATCGGACTGtttagaaatattcaaaaatattccaCAATCCCAATTACCAGCTATTTTTGTTTACATGCAACTAATATAATTGTACTCCCCCTAGTGGCGTCCAATAATCAAGTTGAAAGATTTATGGAATGGACACATACCTTTTTACCAATTAACACTGCAAAGTGGATTTTATTCTTTGCATTTACTCATATTGAGTCTGGAACTCTTTTAAAGTTATTCAAGATTTGGAATGAAGCTGATAgtagaaatttaaaaggtAAAAATGATTATAGCGTAATAAagacatttttattaaaatttgtcAAAGGACGCTCGCCAGTTTCTCTGTCCGGATCAgtttttgtattttcagTATTTTTCCACCTAgctttaataaaattcttaCCTCAGTACTTGGGTGGTCTACATACTGGTATCCCATTTATTACTTGGCTATTGCATAACGATAGTTTATTTGTCCGTTTCGGGTTAGGTGCTCTACCATTGATTATATTGATTTGGGGTGCCATTTATCACATAGTCAATGGAAGTGCTGAATTTTTGGGCTTAAAATACAATGCAAGAAACACGTTTAAGTCATTCGCAAACTTACTAAGTATTGTTGGTACCATTACCGTATTTAAATTCCTTCTAACAAAACCAATCTTTCAAGAATTGGAAATCCCAGGTTTTGAAAAACTTATCTCGTACTTTTATTAG
- the VPS55 gene encoding Vps55p (similar to Saccharomyces cerevisiae VPS55 (YJR044C); ancestral locus Anc_1.473): MFHVKVSPITKIISLSGFLALGFLLVILSCALFRNYYPLFDILIFLIAPLPNLLSRKSDSFGSNGSTDFMSESNNSNHDFAHFMTGLFVSSGILMPMIFQHCQIITPESCAMSVLGGSIIYASIVVFTRFFNSSWDQEDDALFG, from the coding sequence ATGTTTCACGTTAAAGTTTCACCAATTACTAAAATCATTTCATTATCAGGATTCTTAGCCTTAGGATTCTTATTAGTTATATTAAGTTGTGCATTATTCCGTAATTATTACccattatttgatattcttatatttttaattgcaCCACTaccaaatttattatcacgTAAATCTGATTCCTTTGGTTCAAATGGGAGCACCGATTTTATGTCCGAgtctaataattctaatcaTGATTTTGCCCATTTTATGACAGGTTTGTTTGTTTCAAGTGGTATTCTGATGCCAATGATTTTCCAGCATTGCCAAATTATTACACCTGAGAGTTGTGCTATGAGTGTTTTAGGTGGTTCAATAATATACGCCAGTATTGTTGTATTTACAAggtttttcaattcttcttGGGATCAAGAAGATGATGCCCTTTTTGGCTAA
- the VMA3 gene encoding H(+)-transporting V0 sector ATPase subunit c (similar to Saccharomyces cerevisiae CUP5 (YEL027W); ancestral locus Anc_1.469), which yields MSELCPVYAPFFGAMGCAAAIVFTSLGAAYGTAKSGVGICATCVLRPDLLFKNIVPVIMAGIIAIYGLVVSVLVCYSLGQKQALYTGFIQLGAGLSVGLSGLAAGFAIGIVGDAGVRGTSQQPRLFVGMILILIFAEVLGLYGLIVALLLNSRATQDVVC from the coding sequence ATGAGTGAACTTTGTCCAGTTTATGCCCCATTTTTCGGTGCAATGGGTTGTGCCGCCGCCATCGTCTTCACCTCTTTAGGTGCTGCTTATGGTACTGCTAAATCAGGTGTTGGTATTTGTGCCACCTGTGTTTTAAGAcctgatttattatttaagaatattGTTCCAGTTATTATGGCTGgtattattgctatttaCGGGTTAGTTGTTTCAGTCTTGGTTTGTTATTCTTTGGGTCAGAAACAAGCATTATACACTGgttttattcaattaggTGCTGGTTTGTCTGTCGGTTTGTCAGGGTTAGCTGCAGGTTTCGCCATTGGTATTGTTGGTGATGCCGGTGTTAGAGGTACTTCTCAACAACCAAGATTATTCGTCGGtatgattttaattttaattttcgCTGAAGTTTTAGGGTTATATGGTTTAATTGTTGCCCTATTATTAAACTCTAGAGCTACACAAGACGTTGTATGTTAA